From one Astatotilapia calliptera chromosome 10, fAstCal1.2, whole genome shotgun sequence genomic stretch:
- the LOC113030181 gene encoding odorant receptor 131-2-like codes for MSNVSQSYTNMSFEVQYQDLLRVIIVSTLSTVPSFTFLFLNGTMLFTLRSKPVFRDTPRYILLYNLLFADTVQLAQSQVLFLLSIFRVKLPYPVCVCLSLLANLTTGISPLTLSVMPLERYVAVCYPLRYPTIITIRNTGAAIVVIWIISSLNNLTRVIFFFPFEVLKNLQIKDSCSKIALLLGTRSDQYDTAFTCLVFVSAGVAVVFSYIGVILAARLASANKALARKARNTLLLNMMQLCLSLSSTIYNPLLAALSRTITMTIFLWVQNVFYLCFIILPRCLSSLVYGLRDQTIRPVLMSHLCCHQKRSQ; via the coding sequence ATGTCAAATGTATCTCAGTCTTACACTAACATGTCTTTTGAAGTGCAGTATCAGGACCTACTGAGGGTAATTATTGTTTCCACTCTGTCAACAGTTCCATCTTTTACTTTTCTCTTCCTTAATGGGACCATGTTGTTCACACTGAGGAGTAAGCCAGTGTTTCGTGACACTCCCCGTTACATTCTTCTGTATAACCTCCTTTTTGCAGACACTGTGCAGCTGGCACAGAGTCAAGTTCTTTTCCTGCTCTCTATTTTTAGAGTAAAATTGCCGTATCCTGTATGTGTATGTCTCAGCTTGTTGGCCAATCTCACCACTGGGATCTCCCCTCTCACCCTTTCGGTGATGCCTCTGGAGAGATATGTAGCTGTGTGCTACCCACTGAGGTATCCtaccatcatcaccatcagaAACACAGGGGCTGCTATCGTTGTGATTTGGATTATCAGTTCACTAAATAATCTCACTcgagtcatcttttttttcccatttgaaGTGTTGAAAAACCTGCAGATCAAAGACAGTTGTTCTAAAATAGCTCTGTTACTCGGGACAAGGTCTGATCAATATGACACCGCTTTCACATGTTTAGTGTTTGTATCAGCTGGTGTGGCAGTCGTTTTTTCTTATATCGGTGTGATATTAGCTGCCAGGTTGGCCTCTGCAAACAAAGCTTTAGCACGTAAAGCTCGAAACACTCTACTGCTGAATATGATGCAGCTGTGCCTGAGTCTCTCCTCTACTATTTATAACCCTTTGCTCGCTGCCCTTTCAAGAACCATAACAATGACAATATTTTTATGGGTTCagaatgtattttatttgtgctttattaTCTTACCCAGATGCCTGAGTTCTCTAGTCTATGGGCTAAGAGATCAGACCATCAGACCTGTCCTCATGTCCCACCTATGCTGTCATCAGAAACGAAGTCAGTAA